The DNA window GGCGCCGATCCCGATGCCGCTCTGTCGGCGCACCTGGCCTGGGGTGTGCTGTCGGCGGGCGAGGTGGCGCGGGCGGCCCGTCTGGCGCCCGAAGAACCGGGGGCACGGCCCCTCGCGGCCTGGCTGGCCCGGCGCGCCCGGTTACAGCGGAGCGCGGCCGCCGCTTCCGACCCTGTGGCCGCGCGCCCGGACCCCGTGGTGGATCCTGCGGAGGACCCGGCGGCCGCGGCGCGACTGGCGGCCTGGGCGCGCGGCGAGACCGGGCTGCCCGCAGTCGATGCCGCGATGCGCGCGCTGATCCATGACGGCATGCTCGATGCCGGGCGGCGCGCTCTTCTGGTCGCGGTCGGCTGCGGTCCGCTCGGGCTCGACACGGGGGCTTGCAGCCGGGTCATGGCGCGGCTTTCGGCCGATTACGATCCGCGCCTGCACGGGCCCCGGATCAGCGCGGCGGCGGCGCGGCATGTCGATCCGCTGCGCTGGGGGCTCTCGGCCGATCCCGAGGGCGTCTTCCTGCGCAAATGGCTGCCCGAGCTGGCCGATCTTCCAGTCGGGGCGCTGCATGCGCCCTGGACCTGCCCGGCCGCGGCGCGGCGACTGGGGCGCCGCTATCCGCATCCGCTGATTGCTCCCGCTCCCGGTCCTCCGGCAGCCTCCCGGTTCGCGAGGCCCGTCTCGCGACGGCCCTCTTCGCGACGGCCTGACTCGCGGCAACTGGCCTTCGATCTCTGAGGCCTGCGGGCGCACAGAGGCTGTGCGGATGGCTCGCCGGGCGGAAGACGCGCGGGCGCCTCCTGTCCGAAAACGGACAGAGGGACCGCAAAACCTGCGCTTTCTGCCGGTCTGTCCCCGGCAAGGGGCCGGACAGGGGGACGCGCGGCACCGGGGTGTGGCCCTTCACCCTCTGGCAAAAGCGCTATATCGTCGCCCGGAACAGGCAAAAGAGGGTCCCATGACGCGCCCCAGGGTCGGCATCATCGGCAACAGCTTTCTGATCAACGACGAATATCCCGCCCATGCCGGTGGCACGATGAATTCCGAGGCGGTGGCCGAGGTGGCGGGGGCGCTGCCGCTGCTGATCCCGGCCGATCCGCGCTTTGTCAGCGTGCCCGAGCTGGTCGAGTGTTTCGACGGTTTCCTGTTCACCGGCGGACGGCAGAATGTGCATCCCGAGGAATATGGCGAGGCCGCGACCGAGGCGCATGGCGCCTTCGACCGGGCGCGCGATGCCATCAGCCTGCCGCTGATCCGGACCTTGGTCGAACGCGGCCAGCCCTTCTTCGCGATCTGTCGCGGCTTTCAGGAGGTCAATGTCGCGATGGGCGGCACGCTCGATCCCGAAATCCGCGACCTGCCGGGGCGGATGAACCACCGGATGCCGCCCGACGGCACGCTTGAAGAGAAATTCGCCCTGCGCCACATGGTGACGCTGACCGAAGGCGGGCTGTTTCACCGCATTCTCGGCGCGACCGAGGTGATGACCAACACGCTGCACGGGCAGGGCATCAAGCGGCCCGGGCCGCGGATCGTGATCGAGGGGGTGGCGCCCGACGGCACGGCCGAGGCGATCCATGTTGCCGACGCACCGGGCTTTGCGCTGGCGGTGCAGTGGCATCCCGAATACCGCGCCGCCCGCGATCCGGTCTCGCGGCCGCTCTTCGAGGCCTTCGGCAAGGCCGTCGCCGCCTGGGCGCGGGGCGACCGCCCGGCGGTCCTGAAGACGGCCTGAGGCGGGCCCGGGCCCGAAAATCGGCCAGAAGATTCGTCAGAAGATCCACCCGCGCACGGGCTCGTGACTTGAGCTTCCAGTTGCTGGACCCTCTAGGCGTCGCGCCGCAAGACCGATAACGGCGGAGACGAGACGATGAAACGACCTTTTCTGATCGGCGTGGCGGGCGGTGCCGCGGTTGCGGCTGGCCTTGGCGGCTGGTTCTGGCTGCAGCCTCCCGGGGCGGATCCCGGCATGGAGGGCGGTGAGGCGGACGGGCCGCGCGCGCTGGTGCAGGTCGAGATGCCGCGGCTGAGCTCGCAGGCCGAGGCCGGGCAGGCGGTGTTCTCTGAGAATTGCGCCCAGTGTCATGGCACGCGGGCCGATGGGCGCGAGGGGCTCGGCCCGCCTCTGATCCACCCGATCTACGAACCGAACCACCATGGCGATTATGCCTTCCTGCGGGCGGCGCGGCAGGGGGTTCAGGCGCATCACTGGCGCTTCGGCGACATGGCGCCGGTGCCGGGTGTCAGTACCGCCGACATTGCCTCTGTGGTCCGTTTCGTGCGCGAGGTTCAGCGCGCCAATGGCATCCGCTGAACGCGAGCCGGACCCCCGGGCCTAGAGCTTTATTTCCATGCGGAAATTCGTCAGTGCCACGCCGTGGCGGATGACGCTTTGGCGGGCGGTCTCGTGCCAGCCATGGCGCGCGAAGAAGGGGCGCGCGACAAGGCTGGCCTCGGTCGAGAGATGGTCGAGGCCAGAGCGGCGCGCCTCGCGCAGGATGGCCTGCAACAAGGCCCGGCCGATGCCGCGACCGGTCCAGTCTGGAGAGACATAGGCGAAGTCGAGATAGCCGTCCTCGCCCAGTGTCATGAAGCCGACGGGGCTGCGGCGGATCTCGGCGATGACGGTGTGGCGCCGCAGAAGCTTGTCTTCCCAGTCGGGTGGGGCCTCGGGTGAGGGCGACCAGGCATCGCGCTCTTCCGGAGAATAGCTGAGCGAGGCGCCGCGATGGACCGCGTCGTGAAACAGCGCGCGGGTCGGCGCGCCATCGCCCGCCCGTGCCCGGCGCAGCCGCATCCGCGGTTCAGAGGTGCTCAGGTGACGGCGGCGCGGGCGCGGTAGGTCGGGTCGTCCCAAAGCCGGTTCTCCATCACGTCCTGAAGGATCAGCGCCGCACGCCTGATGTCGTCCTCGCCGGTATAAAGCGGGGCGATGCCGAACCGCATGATGTCGGGCGCGCGGAAATCGCCCACCACGCCCCGCGCGATCAGCGCCTGGATTGCGGCATAGCTGTCCGTGAAGCGGAACGAGACCTGGCTGCCACGCTGCTGGGGATCGCGCGGCGAGGCCAGTTCGAGCTGCGGGCAGCGGCTCTCGACCTCGGCCAGGAAAAGCTCGCCAAGTTCGATCGAGCGGGCGCGGATATCGGTCATCGACACCCCCTCCCAGACCGCGAGCGCGGCCTCGAGCGCGGCCATCTGCAGGACCGGCGGGGTGCCGACGCGCATCCGGTCGATGCCCTCTCCCGGTCGATAGCCCTGTTCGAAGGCGAAGGGCGCGGCATGGCCGAGCCAGCCCGACAGCGCGGGCAGCGCCATGTCGGCATGGCGGGGTGCGACATAGATGAAGGCCGGAGCGCCCGGCCCGGCATTGAGGTATTTATAGGTACAGCCGGCCGCGAAATCGGCACCGCTGCCGGCCAGATCTATAGGAATCGCGCCCGCCGAATGGGCCAGATCCCAGACCGTCATCGCCCCCGCGTCGCGCGCGCGCGCCGAGATCGTGGCCATGTCATGCAGTCGCCCGGTGCGATAGTCGACCTCGGTCAGCATCACCACGGCGATATCCTCGTCGATGGCGGCCTCGACCTCCTCGGGGGCGACGATGCGCAGCTCATGATCCTGGCCGAGGCTCTGGAGCAAGCCCTGGGCCATGTAGAGATCGGTCGGGAAATTGCCCGAGTCACTCAGCACGACGCGGCGCTCCGGCCGCATGGCCAGGGCTGCGGCAAGCGCCTGGTAGACCTTGATCGACAGCGTGTCGCCGATCACGACCGTTCCCGGCTCGGCGCCGATCAGCCGACCGACGAGACGGCCGAGCACGCGGGGCATGGCCATCCATCCGGCCTTGTTCCAGCCGCCGATCAGCATCTCGCCCCATTCCTCGCGCACCGCCTGTGCCGCCCGTGCCTCGGCCCCCAGGGGCATCGGTCCGAGCGAGTTGCCGTCGAGATAGATCACTCCCTCGGGAATGTGGAACTGCGCGCGCGTCGCCGCGAAATCGGTCATTCATGGGCCTCCCTGACCAAAGCTTTGGCGTGAAAGCTTCCGTTGCGCAAGGGGCGGGACGATTCAGCCCCTTGATCGTGCCGGGCGGGACTCTCTAAAGGAGAACGACATGCGCGACGGAGACCCGATGACCCGGCTACTGCATTACCTGGAACTGCCGCCGATGTGGCTGGCCCTGTTCGCGGGGCTGGCCTGGGCGCAGTCGGCCATCCTGCCCTTCGGCTTCCTGGGCTGGGTGGGCGATGTCGGCGGCCTGTTGCTGGTGGTCTTCGGGCTGGCGCTGGCCTCCTGGGCGGCGCTGCGGGTGGTTCTGGCGCGCAGCTCGCTGATCCCGCGCGAGCGGCCCGACCGGCTGGTCATCACCGGCCCTTATGGCCTGACCCGCAATCCGATCTATCTGGCCGATGCGGCGATCCTGACGGGACTGATCCTGATCTGGGACGCGCTGCCGAGCCTGATCCTCGTGCCGGTCTTCCTGAAGCTGATCGAACGGCGCTTCATCCGCCGCGAAGAGGCGCTGATCCGCGAGGCTTTCGGGGCCGAATATGACGCCTATTGCCGACGGGTCGGACGCTGGCTCTGAGGCCACGGGAAAATCCGGGACAGGGGATGCACCGATCCTGAAACTTGTGAAACATTGTTGCGCAATGCTATGAGACAGCGGCCTTAAGCGGCCCAACGCCTGAAAGAGGGGACAAGAACGTGAAAATCGGGGCACCGAAAGAGATTCTGGAGGGCGAGGCCCGCGTGGCCATGACCCCCGACTCTGCGGTCCAGCTTCGGAAGCTGGGCTATGACTGTCTGATCGAAACCGGGGCGGGAGCGGCCGCGGGGTTTGCCGATGCCGCCTATGAGGAGGCGGGCGTCAAGGTGGTGCACTCCGCCGAGGCGCTGTGGCAGGGCTCCGACATCGTCGTCAAGGTGCGCGAGCCTGTCGCCGAGGAAGTGGCGCGGTTGCGCAAGAGCCAGACGCTGATCAGCTTCTTCTGGCCGGCGCAGAACGAGGCGCTGCTCGAGCAGTGCAAGGCCAGGGGCGCCAATGTCATCGCGATGGACATGGTGCCGCGGATCAGCCGCGCCCAGAAGATGGATGCGCTCTCCTCGATGGCCAATATCGCGGGCTACCGCGCGGTGATCGAGGCAGGCTCGAATTTCGGCCGCTTCTTCACCGGTCAGGTGACGGCGGCGGGCAAGGTGCCTCCGGCCAGGGTGCTGGTGGTGGGCGCGGGCGTCGCGGGTCTGGCCGCGATCGGCACCGCGACCTCGCTGGGCGCCATGGTCTATGCCTTCGACGTGCGTCCCGAAGTGGCCGAGCAGATCTCGTCGATGGGGGCCGAATTCGTCTTCCTCGATTTCGATGAGGATACCGCCGACGGCTCGGAAACGGGCGGCTATGCCAAGCCCTCCTCGCCGGAATTCCGCGAAAAGCAGCTTGCGAAGTTCCGCGAGCTGGCGCCCGACATGGACATCGTCATCACCACCGCGCTGATCCCCGGCCGCCCCGCGCCCAAGCTCTGGCTCGAGGACATGGTGGCGGCGATGAAGCCCGGCTCGGTCGTGGTCGATCTGGCCGCCGAGAAGGGCGGCAACTGCGACCTGACCCGGCCCGGCGAGAAGATCGTCAGCGACAATGGCGTGACCGTGGTCGGCTATACCGATTTCGCCAGCCGCATGGCGACGCAATCCTCGACGCTTTACGCCACCAACATCCGTCACATGATGACCGACCTGACGCCCGGCAAGGACGGCCAGGTCGTGCATAACATGGAAGATGACGTGATCCGGGGCGCGACCGTCACCCATGAGGGCGAGATCACCTTCCCGCCGCCGCCGCCCAAGGTGAAGGCGATCGCGGCAGCCCCGAAGAAGGACAAGCCGAAAGAGCTGACTCCCGAGGAGAAGAAGGCCCAGGAGGCCGCCGCCTTCCGCAAGCAGACGATCACCCAGATCGGCATGCTGGTCGCGGGCGGTCTTCTGATGGCGCTGATCGGGGCCTTCGCGCCGGAAAGCTTCATGAGCCATTTCATCGTCTTCGCGCTGAGCTGCTTCGTCGGCTTCCAGGTGATCTGGAATGTCAGCCACTCGCTGCACACGCCGCTGATGGCGGTGACCAACGCGATCTCGGGCATCATCATCCTGGGCGCGCTTCTGCAGATCGGGTCGGGCAACTGGCTGGTGGTGATCCTCGCCACATTCTCTGTCCTGATCGCGACGATCAACATCGTGGGTGGCTTCCTGGTGACACGCCGGATGCTGGCCATGTTCCAGAAATCTTAAGGGGGCAGGGGATATGTCCATCGGTATCGTTTCCGCGGCCTATATCGCCGCCGCCGTTCTCTTCATCCTCGCGCTCGGCGGGCTGTCGAACCAGGAAAAGGCCAAGCGCGCCGTCTGGTACGGCATCGTCGGCATGGGGCTTGCGGTGCTGGGCACCGTCTTCGGCCCCGGCATCGGCCATTACTGGCTGCTGATCCCGGCCGTCCTGATCGGCGGCTATGCCGGCTACGAGGTCGCGCGCCGGGTCGAGATGACCGAGATGCCGCAGCTGGTGGCGGCGCTCCACAGCTTCGTCGGCCTCGCCGCGGTCTTCATCGGGCTCAACGCCCAGCTCGAACTGAGCCATGTGCTGGCGCTGAAGGCGGCCGATGACGGCGCCGCCGTCGAGGCGCTGCGGGGCTTTGCCTCGGTGCTGGCGCACAAGACACCGGTCGAGATCTCGATCCTCAAGGTCGAGGTCTTCCTCGGCATCTTCATCGGGGCGGTGACCTTCACCGGCTCGGTCGTGGCCTTCGGCAAGCTCGCGGGCCGGATCGACGGCAAGCCGCACAAGCTGCCGGGCGGTCATATGCTGAACCTCGCAGCCCTCCTGCTGTCGATCGCGCTGGGCTATCTCTACTTCACCGGTGCGGGCATCTGGACCATGGTCCTGATGGCGATCCTCGCGGGCTTCATCGGCTGGCACCTGATCATGGGCATCGGCGGCGCCGACATGCCGGTCGTGGTCTCGATGCTGAACAGCTATTCGGGCTGGGCTGCGGCCGCCATCGGCTTCACGCTGGGCAATGACCTCCTGATCGTGACCGGCGCGCTGGTGGGCTCGTCGGGGGCGATCCTCAGCTACATCATGTGCAAGGCGATGAACCGGCATTTCGTCAGCGTGATCCTGGGCGGCTTCGGCGGCACCGGCGGTCCCGCGGCCGAGGTCGAGGGCGAGATGATCGCGATCGACGCCGATGGCGTGGCCGCGGCGCTCGAGGATGCCGACAGCGTCATCATCGTGCCGGGCTACGGCATGGCGGTCGCGCAGGCGCAGAACTCGGTCTCGGTCCTGACCGAACATCTGAGAAAGCAGGGCAAGACCGTGCGCTTCGCCATCCACCCGGTGGCAGGCCGTCTTCCGGGACACATGAACGTGCTCCTGGCCGAAGCCAAGGTGCCCTATGACATCGTGATGGAGATGGACGAGATCAACGAGGATTTCCCCGAAACCGACGTCGCCATCGTCATCGGCTCGAACGACATCGTCAATCCGGCGGCGCAGGACGACCCGAATTCGCCCATCGCCGGCATGCCGGTTCTGGAAGTCTGGAAAGCCAAGCAGGTCTTCGTGTCGAAACGCGGCCAGGGCACCGGCTATTCGGGGATCGAGAACCCGCTCTTCTACAAGGAGAACACCCGGATGTTCTACGGCGATGCCAAGCAGAGCCTCGACAAGCTGCTGTCGATCATCCGCTGATCCCGCCCGGGATCGCGAAACAGGAACGCCCCGCCCCGACCGGCGGGGCGTTCTGCATCTGAGGGCCCCCTGCCTTCAGCGGCGGCACGGGCCCGGGCCGCGCGCCTTGGGGGAGGGACCGGGCAGAAAGCCGCCCCTGCCGTCTTCTTCTTGGAAAAAATACCCGCGGCCCCGCAGGGGCTGCGCGCCCCCGGGGCGCGCCCTGCCGCGTTTACAAATCGCGCGGCTTGGCTAGAGGTGGTGCAACGCGCGCGAACAGAAGGCCAGCCGCCATGCCGATCCAGGACCATCCCCTGCGCTATGCGCTGACCAACGAGCTGCATACGCGGCCCTTTCCGTCGCTGCAGGCGCCCTGCCATGCCGCCTTTCTCGCGATCAAGCCGCCGCTCGATGCCGCGATCCGCGACCGCGATGCCGACCGCGCCCATGTGATCGACCTGCTCGACCGCTTCGGGGCCCAGCATCCCAAGCCCGGCGAGACCCATTTCTTCGGCCAGATGGGGCGGCACAAGCTGAAATGGGAAAGCCATACCGAATTCGCCACCTACACCGTCTTCACCCCCGGCGTCGCCGACCAGCCCTTCGATCCGGCCGCCTTCGAGGTGTTTCCCGATGACTGGCTCGAAGCCGCACCGGGCGCGCGGCTGACCTCGGCCCTGATCCGGATCGAGCAGATCCGCAACGGCGGGACGGAGATCGGCGCGCATATCGGCGAATGGTTCGTACCCGACAGCCTCTCGGCGGCGGCGATCCTCGACGGTGCGGCGGTCATGGCGACGGATTTCCGCATCGATACCGGCGGTCACATGCGGATGGCGATCTTCGTGCAGCCCGAGATCGGCCAGCGCCGGATCGGCCGCATCGTGCAGCGCCTGACCGAGGTCGAGACCTACAAGGCGATGTCGATGCTGGGCCTGCCCCGGGCGCGGCAGGTCAATGCCCGCCTCGCCGAGCTCGATCCGCAGCTGAGCGCGCTGGTGGGCGAGATGACCGGCGGCCAGCGCCAGCCCGAAGAGACGCTGCGCAACCTCCTGGCGGTCTCGGCCGAGCTGGAAAGCCTGCTGGCGCAATCCGCCTTCCGGTTTTCGGCGACGACGGCCTATGAGGCGCTGGTGCATCAGCGGGTCGAGGTGCTGCGCGAGGAACGCTTCCAGCACCGCCAGACCTTTCAGGAATTCATGATGCGCCGCTACGACCCCTCGATGCGGACGGTGAAGGCCAGCGAGGCGCAGCTCGATTCGATGACCCGGCGCGCGGTCCGCGCGGCCAACCTCTTGCGGACCCAGGTCGATGTGGAACGCTCGGCCCAGAACCAGAAGCTGCTGGAAAGCATGGACCGGCGCGCCGATCTGCAGTTGCGCCTGCAGCGCACGGTCGAGGGGCTGTCGGTGGTGGCCATCAGCTATTACGCGGTCAGCCTGGTGTCCTACATGATCGCGCCCGGGGCCGAGGCGCTGGCGGTTTCGAAAGCGCTGGCGACGGCGGTGGTGACGCCGGTGGTGGTGCTGGTGGTCTGGCTGATGATCCGGCGGCTGCGCAAGGGCATGGATCATTGAGCCTCACGCCCTGACGGGCGGCCCGCGCACGACCCTGTCATGGCATTCCGGGGCGCCGGGACAGGCCGCAGAACCGGGCGGTCCGTCCGTGCCATCGCGGCAGGCAATGCGCCGCGGCCCGGCGCCCGGCGCATTCGGTCTCTGGCTCTGGCTGCGGGCTCTGGCTGCGGACGCTTGTTGCGGGCGCTTCCGCGCGTCCGTTTCGGTCGGGCTTTCGAGCTTCGCGCTTGACCTTGTCAGGGGCGGCCCCCAGTCTCGGCTGGAAACCCTTCCGGAGATCCCCATGGCCAGCCCGCTGACGCCCCGGCAAATATTTGAAAAGCTTGTTTCCTTTCCGACGGTCAGCCGCGATGGCAATCTCGCGCTGGTCGACTGGGTCGAGGGCTATCTGGCCGAGGCCGGGATCGCCGCCAGCCGGGTCTGGAACCCGGCGCGCTCGAAGGCCGGCCTTTATGCCCATGCCGGCCCGCAGGTCGCGGGTGGCGTCATGCTGTCGGGCCATAGCGATGTGGTGCCGGTCGACGGCCAGGACTGGAGCTCGGACCCCTGGGAGCTGACCGAACGCGGCGGGCGGCTTTACGGGCGCGGCACCTGCGACATGAAGGGCTTCGATGCGCTGGCGATCTGGGCCATGGTCGAGGCGCAGCGCGTGCAGCCGGCGCGGCCGCTACAACTGGCGCTGAGCTATGACGAGGAACTGGGCTGCATCGGCGCGCCGCCGCTGATTGCGCAGATGGCGCGCGAGGGCTTCCCGAAGGCTGCGGCGGTCATCGTGGGCGAGCCCTCGATGATGCAGGTGGTGACCGGCCACAAGGGCAATATCGGCTTCGAGATCCGGCTGAAGGGCCATGAGGTGCATTCCTCTCTGCAGCATCGCGGCGTCTCTGCGGTGATGGAGGCGGGGCGGCTGATCCAGTGGGCGAACGAGGCCAATGACCGCAACCTTGCCCGCGCGCCCGAAGGCGATGACGGGCTGTTCGACCCGCCCTGGACCAGCCTGCATGTCGGCGAGATCGCGGGCGGCACCGCGCAGAACATCACCGCCGCCGATTGCCGGATGGGGCTCGATTATCGCTGCGTGCCCTCGGATAGCCTCGAGGCCTGCCGCACGGCGCTCATGGCCGAGGTGGCGCGGGTCGAGGCGGGCATGAAGGCCGTCTGCCCCGCGGCGGGCATTACGGTCGAGGAAACCTTTTCGGTGCCTGCGCTCGCCCCCGAACGGGACGGCGTGGCCGAGGCGCTGGCGCGGCGGCTGACAGGCGACAATGCCGCCCATGTGGTCAGCTATGCGACCGAGGCCGGACAGTTCCAGGAGGGCGGCTTCTCGACCGTGGTCTGCGGCCCCGGCGACATCGCCCAGGCGCATCAGCCCGACGAATACATCACGCTCGAGCAGTTCCGGCAGGGCGAGGCCTTCATGGCGCGGCTGCTGGCCGATCTTCAGGAATAGCCCATGCCCGTCAGGAACCGCCTCGCCGAACTGCAGCCCGAGATCGCCGCCTGGCGGCGCGACCTCCACGCGCATCCCGAACTGATGTACGATCTGCCGCGGACCTCGGCGCTGGTCGCCGCGAAGCTGCGCGAATTCGGCTGCGACGAGGTGGTCGAGG is part of the Rhodovulum sp. MB263 genome and encodes:
- a CDS encoding FAD-binding domain-containing protein, translating into MGVTILSFGRDLRMQDHPALARAGAEAGTVLPVFIVDPAVWSAPEASARQWRVVAEGLASLSAALAARGAALQVETGPAAEVLDGLAARWPVTQGLALGAQAQAEAWARRRGLPWRNLAVSRRPVPPVGELTAPPGLRPGPIPEARDLGLGFDPCPGRPRGGRAEAERALAAALAGADPDAALSAHLAWGVLSAGEVARAARLAPEEPGARPLAAWLARRARLQRSAAAASDPVAARPDPVVDPAEDPAAAARLAAWARGETGLPAVDAAMRALIHDGMLDAGRRALLVAVGCGPLGLDTGACSRVMARLSADYDPRLHGPRISAAAARHVDPLRWGLSADPEGVFLRKWLPELADLPVGALHAPWTCPAAARRLGRRYPHPLIAPAPGPPAASRFARPVSRRPSSRRPDSRQLAFDL
- a CDS encoding gamma-glutamyl-gamma-aminobutyrate hydrolase family protein; translated protein: MTRPRVGIIGNSFLINDEYPAHAGGTMNSEAVAEVAGALPLLIPADPRFVSVPELVECFDGFLFTGGRQNVHPEEYGEAATEAHGAFDRARDAISLPLIRTLVERGQPFFAICRGFQEVNVAMGGTLDPEIRDLPGRMNHRMPPDGTLEEKFALRHMVTLTEGGLFHRILGATEVMTNTLHGQGIKRPGPRIVIEGVAPDGTAEAIHVADAPGFALAVQWHPEYRAARDPVSRPLFEAFGKAVAAWARGDRPAVLKTA
- a CDS encoding cytochrome c, with amino-acid sequence MKRPFLIGVAGGAAVAAGLGGWFWLQPPGADPGMEGGEADGPRALVQVEMPRLSSQAEAGQAVFSENCAQCHGTRADGREGLGPPLIHPIYEPNHHGDYAFLRAARQGVQAHHWRFGDMAPVPGVSTADIASVVRFVREVQRANGIR
- a CDS encoding GNAT family N-acetyltransferase, encoding MRLRRARAGDGAPTRALFHDAVHRGASLSYSPEERDAWSPSPEAPPDWEDKLLRRHTVIAEIRRSPVGFMTLGEDGYLDFAYVSPDWTGRGIGRALLQAILREARRSGLDHLSTEASLVARPFFARHGWHETARQSVIRHGVALTNFRMEIKL
- the kynU gene encoding kynureninase; protein product: MTDFAATRAQFHIPEGVIYLDGNSLGPMPLGAEARAAQAVREEWGEMLIGGWNKAGWMAMPRVLGRLVGRLIGAEPGTVVIGDTLSIKVYQALAAALAMRPERRVVLSDSGNFPTDLYMAQGLLQSLGQDHELRIVAPEEVEAAIDEDIAVVMLTEVDYRTGRLHDMATISARARDAGAMTVWDLAHSAGAIPIDLAGSGADFAAGCTYKYLNAGPGAPAFIYVAPRHADMALPALSGWLGHAAPFAFEQGYRPGEGIDRMRVGTPPVLQMAALEAALAVWEGVSMTDIRARSIELGELFLAEVESRCPQLELASPRDPQQRGSQVSFRFTDSYAAIQALIARGVVGDFRAPDIMRFGIAPLYTGEDDIRRAALILQDVMENRLWDDPTYRARAAVT
- a CDS encoding isoprenylcysteine carboxylmethyltransferase family protein; translated protein: MRDGDPMTRLLHYLELPPMWLALFAGLAWAQSAILPFGFLGWVGDVGGLLLVVFGLALASWAALRVVLARSSLIPRERPDRLVITGPYGLTRNPIYLADAAILTGLILIWDALPSLILVPVFLKLIERRFIRREEALIREAFGAEYDAYCRRVGRWL
- a CDS encoding Re/Si-specific NAD(P)(+) transhydrogenase subunit alpha codes for the protein MKIGAPKEILEGEARVAMTPDSAVQLRKLGYDCLIETGAGAAAGFADAAYEEAGVKVVHSAEALWQGSDIVVKVREPVAEEVARLRKSQTLISFFWPAQNEALLEQCKARGANVIAMDMVPRISRAQKMDALSSMANIAGYRAVIEAGSNFGRFFTGQVTAAGKVPPARVLVVGAGVAGLAAIGTATSLGAMVYAFDVRPEVAEQISSMGAEFVFLDFDEDTADGSETGGYAKPSSPEFREKQLAKFRELAPDMDIVITTALIPGRPAPKLWLEDMVAAMKPGSVVVDLAAEKGGNCDLTRPGEKIVSDNGVTVVGYTDFASRMATQSSTLYATNIRHMMTDLTPGKDGQVVHNMEDDVIRGATVTHEGEITFPPPPPKVKAIAAAPKKDKPKELTPEEKKAQEAAAFRKQTITQIGMLVAGGLLMALIGAFAPESFMSHFIVFALSCFVGFQVIWNVSHSLHTPLMAVTNAISGIIILGALLQIGSGNWLVVILATFSVLIATINIVGGFLVTRRMLAMFQKS
- a CDS encoding NAD(P)(+) transhydrogenase (Re/Si-specific) subunit beta; this encodes MSIGIVSAAYIAAAVLFILALGGLSNQEKAKRAVWYGIVGMGLAVLGTVFGPGIGHYWLLIPAVLIGGYAGYEVARRVEMTEMPQLVAALHSFVGLAAVFIGLNAQLELSHVLALKAADDGAAVEALRGFASVLAHKTPVEISILKVEVFLGIFIGAVTFTGSVVAFGKLAGRIDGKPHKLPGGHMLNLAALLLSIALGYLYFTGAGIWTMVLMAILAGFIGWHLIMGIGGADMPVVVSMLNSYSGWAAAAIGFTLGNDLLIVTGALVGSSGAILSYIMCKAMNRHFVSVILGGFGGTGGPAAEVEGEMIAIDADGVAAALEDADSVIIVPGYGMAVAQAQNSVSVLTEHLRKQGKTVRFAIHPVAGRLPGHMNVLLAEAKVPYDIVMEMDEINEDFPETDVAIVIGSNDIVNPAAQDDPNSPIAGMPVLEVWKAKQVFVSKRGQGTGYSGIENPLFYKENTRMFYGDAKQSLDKLLSIIR
- a CDS encoding DUF3422 family protein; amino-acid sequence: MPIQDHPLRYALTNELHTRPFPSLQAPCHAAFLAIKPPLDAAIRDRDADRAHVIDLLDRFGAQHPKPGETHFFGQMGRHKLKWESHTEFATYTVFTPGVADQPFDPAAFEVFPDDWLEAAPGARLTSALIRIEQIRNGGTEIGAHIGEWFVPDSLSAAAILDGAAVMATDFRIDTGGHMRMAIFVQPEIGQRRIGRIVQRLTEVETYKAMSMLGLPRARQVNARLAELDPQLSALVGEMTGGQRQPEETLRNLLAVSAELESLLAQSAFRFSATTAYEALVHQRVEVLREERFQHRQTFQEFMMRRYDPSMRTVKASEAQLDSMTRRAVRAANLLRTQVDVERSAQNQKLLESMDRRADLQLRLQRTVEGLSVVAISYYAVSLVSYMIAPGAEALAVSKALATAVVTPVVVLVVWLMIRRLRKGMDH
- the argE gene encoding acetylornithine deacetylase — its product is MASPLTPRQIFEKLVSFPTVSRDGNLALVDWVEGYLAEAGIAASRVWNPARSKAGLYAHAGPQVAGGVMLSGHSDVVPVDGQDWSSDPWELTERGGRLYGRGTCDMKGFDALAIWAMVEAQRVQPARPLQLALSYDEELGCIGAPPLIAQMAREGFPKAAAVIVGEPSMMQVVTGHKGNIGFEIRLKGHEVHSSLQHRGVSAVMEAGRLIQWANEANDRNLARAPEGDDGLFDPPWTSLHVGEIAGGTAQNITAADCRMGLDYRCVPSDSLEACRTALMAEVARVEAGMKAVCPAAGITVEETFSVPALAPERDGVAEALARRLTGDNAAHVVSYATEAGQFQEGGFSTVVCGPGDIAQAHQPDEYITLEQFRQGEAFMARLLADLQE